One window of the bacterium genome contains the following:
- the cas5e gene encoding type I-E CRISPR-associated protein Cas5/CasD — translation MREYLILRLQGVMQSWGGHTYEDYRPSSLFPSRSGLIGLLAACLGIDRQDNARQQALSDSFIFAVRSDESKHPVRKVIDFHTVMDARKVDGTVNKNPVVSRREYLYDICFTVAMQFREGACFSLEAVKKDIQCPVYTPFLGRRSCPLGQPLFHSVVSANSLLAALSMIEPKRGTVYSEEAEGSSNRLVMRDMPLFTGKRQFSTRSVFIHAQGGQDALK, via the coding sequence ATGAGAGAGTATTTAATTTTGCGATTACAAGGGGTAATGCAAAGCTGGGGGGGACATACTTATGAGGACTATCGGCCAAGCAGCCTTTTCCCATCCCGCAGCGGCCTGATTGGTTTATTAGCTGCCTGCCTGGGAATAGACCGGCAGGATAATGCAAGGCAGCAAGCCTTATCAGACAGCTTCATCTTTGCCGTTCGTTCTGATGAGAGCAAACACCCGGTCCGAAAGGTTATTGATTTTCATACGGTTATGGATGCCCGCAAGGTGGATGGAACGGTTAACAAGAATCCGGTAGTTTCAAGGCGTGAATATCTCTATGATATTTGCTTTACAGTGGCCATGCAATTCAGGGAAGGAGCTTGTTTTAGCCTGGAAGCTGTTAAAAAGGATATCCAATGTCCTGTCTACACACCCTTTTTAGGGCGGCGGTCCTGTCCTTTGGGACAGCCGTTATTCCATTCCGTTGTTTCGGCCAATAGCCTTTTAGCTGCTTTATCCATGATTGAGCCCAAACGCGGCACTGTTTACAGCGAAGAAGCAGAAGGGAGCTCAAATCGTCTGGTTATGCGGGACATGCCTCTGTTCACCGGAAAGCGGCAATTTTCCACACGCTCCGTTTTTATTCATGCACAAGGAGGCCAAGATGCACTTAAGTGA
- the cas6e gene encoding type I-E CRISPR-associated protein Cas6/Cse3/CasE: MHLSELSMDWSLTQNPYKIHRHLWQAFPGMPDSNRPFLFRVNPGKKGEPSQVIMQSDVTPNRASLPHGCSLLRTKGVSPSFREGQFLRFLVCANPTKRLNQARCRVPLIDETALIDWLAGKLNEAAELEEAQVFSKRILYFRKDNQPGKIVTVTFSGILLVRSPEKLLNLVQRGIGPAKSFGCGLLSLARA, encoded by the coding sequence ATGCACTTAAGTGAACTTTCCATGGATTGGTCATTGACTCAAAATCCCTATAAAATTCATCGGCATCTCTGGCAGGCTTTTCCTGGGATGCCCGATAGCAATCGCCCGTTTTTATTCCGCGTAAATCCAGGGAAAAAGGGAGAACCCTCACAGGTTATAATGCAATCGGATGTTACTCCTAATCGAGCGTCATTGCCTCACGGGTGTTCACTGCTGCGAACCAAGGGAGTAAGTCCTTCTTTCAGAGAGGGCCAATTCCTGCGCTTTCTCGTATGCGCCAACCCGACGAAACGGCTGAATCAAGCCCGCTGTCGAGTACCCCTCATTGATGAAACGGCATTAATCGATTGGCTGGCAGGTAAACTAAATGAGGCGGCGGAACTTGAAGAAGCCCAGGTTTTCAGCAAGAGAATCCTTTACTTTCGCAAGGATAACCAGCCGGGTAAGATAGTAACCGTAACCTTTTCCGGCATCCTTCTCGTCAGGTCTCCTGAAAAACTGCTTAACCTCGTGCAGAGGGGAATAGGTCCTGCCAAGAGTTTTGGCTGCGGGCTTCTTTCCCTGGCGAGGGCGTGA